One genomic region from Sphingobacterium sp. UGAL515B_05 encodes:
- a CDS encoding c-type cytochrome has translation MRILLTTGITIGVILSILIGCQQEVDIKTAQYAVNGQKVYRTHCQNCHGEKGEGLGNLYPPLTDTTFLQTHRQELACIIKHGTSGELEVAGKKFNNTMPASNLSAIDIAYVLTYINTKINKGKNLYPLEEVEKSLKNCK, from the coding sequence ATGCGCATTCTCTTAACAACAGGTATAACGATCGGGGTTATTTTATCGATCTTAATTGGCTGTCAGCAGGAAGTTGATATCAAAACGGCACAATATGCGGTTAATGGTCAAAAGGTATACCGGACACATTGTCAAAATTGTCATGGAGAGAAAGGCGAAGGATTGGGAAATCTCTATCCTCCCCTAACCGATACCACCTTTCTGCAAACGCACCGTCAGGAGCTTGCTTGTATCATCAAGCACGGAACTTCCGGAGAACTTGAAGTAGCAGGCAAAAAGTTTAATAATACCATGCCCGCTTCAAATCTTTCTGCAATTGATATCGCTTATGTATTAACATATATCAACACCAAGATCAACAAAGGAAAGAATCTTTATCCTTTGGAAGAAGTGGAGAAAAGTTTAAAAAATTGCAAATAG
- a CDS encoding SCO family protein encodes MRSITKFYCAAGLILGLFSCKNNSQTSLPIYGEREAVEKTVDGKQIVDTVYHTIPPFKLLNQDSTMISDKDFEGKVYIANFFFTHCPSICPTMNRNLLKIYQQYKDNEEVRFLSHSIDFKYDQPYVLKDYANKLGVTNNHWQFVSGTKAEIYGLANQYLVYTAEDKNAPGGYDHQGYLVLIDKDKRIRGAYDGTNDEQVKKLMNDLPLLLSGAKK; translated from the coding sequence ATGAGATCCATAACTAAATTTTACTGCGCAGCTGGCCTTATACTCGGTTTATTTTCCTGTAAAAACAATAGCCAGACAAGCTTACCCATCTATGGCGAAAGAGAAGCTGTAGAAAAAACAGTTGATGGAAAACAAATCGTAGATACAGTCTATCATACTATTCCGCCTTTTAAACTGCTCAATCAGGATAGTACAATGATTTCAGATAAAGATTTTGAGGGTAAAGTATATATCGCCAACTTCTTCTTTACCCATTGTCCAAGTATCTGTCCGACGATGAATCGCAACCTATTAAAGATATACCAGCAATACAAGGATAATGAAGAAGTTCGTTTCCTGTCCCATAGTATAGACTTTAAATACGATCAACCCTATGTACTGAAAGATTATGCCAATAAATTGGGCGTAACCAATAATCACTGGCAGTTTGTTTCGGGGACTAAAGCCGAAATATATGGTCTAGCCAATCAATACCTGGTTTATACCGCTGAAGATAAAAATGCACCCGGAGGTTACGATCATCAAGGATACCTTGTCTTAATAGATAAGGATAAAAGAATTCGGGGTGCCTACGACGGCACAAACGATGAGCAGGTAAAAAAATTGATGAACGATTTACCTTTACTCTTGAGTGGAGCTAAAAAATAA
- a CDS encoding transposase, with amino-acid sequence MNKIAFVAIASLAIAACGTQGNGATGVKALQDSTIKIHDEIMPQIAHFDRDAVKIDSILANLKNLKTTKSDLDTNLTRKELSTLKANLESATDHMMDWMKGYNPDSTDVKYFETELQKVSDMKKIFDSVSKESQDKLKNF; translated from the coding sequence ATGAATAAAATCGCGTTTGTAGCTATCGCATCCTTGGCAATAGCAGCATGTGGAACTCAGGGAAATGGTGCAACAGGTGTAAAAGCCCTGCAAGATTCAACTATTAAGATACATGATGAAATTATGCCTCAAATCGCTCATTTCGACCGCGATGCTGTTAAGATAGATTCTATTTTGGCAAATTTAAAAAACCTAAAAACAACTAAGTCTGATTTAGACACCAATTTAACAAGAAAAGAGCTAAGCACATTGAAAGCTAATTTAGAAAGCGCTACAGACCATATGATGGACTGGATGAAAGGATATAACCCGGATTCAACAGATGTTAAATATTTTGAAACAGAGCTTCAAAAAGTAAGTGATATGAAAAAGATATTTGATAGTGTTTCTAAAGAAAGCCAAGACAAATTAAAGAATTTTTAA
- a CDS encoding PaaI family thioesterase translates to MRYSPLALTWLLRIYPPFLFQGIWVKKISPGFQGAKVKIYKTPFNINTNKTLFGGTIFSAADPIFPILIDQYLQKIGFKKTVAWLKSSQITFKKPGKTSVEYSVQLSEEILEECAHIIRTKGKVVKDFTLEIKDKSGDLCATVRCETYIRDLNFTFPSRNRNIEP, encoded by the coding sequence ATGAGATATAGTCCACTTGCCTTAACATGGCTATTACGTATTTACCCACCATTTCTATTTCAGGGAATCTGGGTAAAAAAAATTAGCCCCGGCTTCCAAGGCGCCAAAGTAAAAATTTATAAGACACCATTCAATATAAATACCAACAAAACATTATTTGGCGGAACGATCTTTTCTGCGGCAGATCCAATATTCCCCATCCTCATTGATCAGTATCTTCAAAAGATTGGTTTTAAGAAAACGGTGGCCTGGTTAAAATCATCACAGATCACCTTTAAGAAACCCGGCAAAACCAGCGTGGAATATTCTGTGCAACTCTCCGAGGAAATCCTTGAAGAATGTGCCCATATTATCCGCACAAAAGGCAAAGTAGTAAAGGATTTTACGCTGGAAATTAAAGATAAGTCTGGCGATCTCTGTGCCACGGTACGTTGTGAAACCTATATTCGTGACTTGAATTTTACATTCCCTTCCAGAAATCGAAATATTGAGCCATAA
- a CDS encoding MFS transporter — translation MSTIKEKQSSRKVWLLVMIASLGYFVDIYDLIIFSIVRIQSFTDIGVPAEEMRVKGEFVLNMQMGGLLLGGILWGIIGDKFGRLKVLFGSILLYSVANIANGFVHDVLMYGIIRFIAGVGLAGELGAGITLVSESMHKSKRGYGTMLVAGVGVLGAILAYFVSEEFDWRTAYFVGGGMGLLLLLLRIGSFESGLFKDQDKSGVVKGDIRMLFTNKSRLKRYVNCLCIGLPIWFVVGVLVTQAPEIGKALGATGTLSAGQGVMFTYIGISIGDVLAGIFAQILKSRKKVVFICQLIIIGSSLWYLLSDGITATKFLSLAFIMGLGVGYWATFVTISAEQFGTNLRATVATTAPNFVRGALIPSTMLYGLLVNAFGIVPAAITMVVVLSGIAIYSLTQLEESFDKDLDYLEE, via the coding sequence ATGTCAACAATAAAAGAAAAACAATCCAGCAGAAAAGTATGGTTACTGGTTATGATTGCGTCACTGGGCTATTTCGTCGATATCTACGATTTGATTATTTTCTCCATAGTTCGTATTCAGTCCTTCACTGATATTGGCGTCCCTGCGGAAGAAATGCGGGTAAAAGGTGAATTTGTGCTCAATATGCAAATGGGCGGCTTACTGTTAGGTGGAATTCTTTGGGGGATTATAGGGGATAAATTTGGACGTTTAAAAGTCCTTTTTGGATCGATTCTTTTATACTCTGTAGCGAATATTGCAAATGGTTTTGTACATGATGTGCTTATGTATGGTATTATTCGTTTTATAGCGGGCGTTGGTTTGGCCGGAGAACTGGGGGCGGGAATTACATTGGTTTCTGAAAGTATGCATAAATCAAAACGCGGTTATGGGACCATGTTGGTTGCCGGTGTCGGTGTTTTAGGCGCTATATTGGCGTATTTTGTCTCGGAAGAATTTGACTGGCGGACGGCCTACTTTGTCGGTGGTGGAATGGGCTTACTGTTGCTGCTGTTGCGTATTGGCTCTTTTGAATCAGGACTATTTAAGGATCAGGATAAATCGGGTGTTGTGAAAGGGGATATCCGCATGCTTTTTACAAATAAAAGCCGGTTAAAACGGTATGTTAACTGTCTCTGCATTGGTCTTCCAATCTGGTTTGTTGTTGGTGTTTTGGTCACACAGGCTCCGGAAATCGGCAAGGCCTTAGGGGCTACGGGCACATTGAGTGCTGGTCAAGGGGTGATGTTTACCTATATCGGTATTTCTATCGGGGATGTACTGGCAGGAATATTCGCCCAGATTTTAAAATCTCGCAAAAAAGTGGTGTTTATATGTCAATTAATTATCATTGGAAGTTCACTATGGTATTTATTGAGTGATGGTATTACAGCGACAAAGTTTTTAAGCCTTGCCTTTATAATGGGCTTAGGGGTAGGGTATTGGGCTACTTTTGTGACTATCTCAGCGGAACAATTTGGTACAAATCTCAGAGCAACTGTTGCAACGACGGCCCCCAATTTTGTACGGGGCGCACTCATTCCGTCAACAATGCTCTATGGACTTCTCGTAAATGCATTTGGAATTGTGCCAGCAGCAATTACCATGGTTGTCGTTCTTTCGGGTATAGCAATTTATTCGTTGACCCAGTTAGAAGAAAGCTTTGATAAAGATTTAGATTACCTCGAGGAGTAG
- the purN gene encoding phosphoribosylglycinamide formyltransferase: protein MKKRIAIFASGSGSNAQKIMEHFKYSDEAEVALILSNNPDAYVIQRADNFEIPAHIFDRDEFYKTDNVVNILKNLNIDLIVLAGFLWLVPNNLLKAFPNQIINIHPALLPKYGGKGMYGDHVHKAVLANKEEEHGITIHFANEHFDEGEIIYQARFKVDPNDTLDIIKFKGQQLEHQYFPKIIENLIKKM from the coding sequence GTGAAAAAACGAATTGCTATTTTTGCTTCAGGTTCAGGATCCAATGCTCAAAAAATAATGGAACATTTCAAGTATTCAGATGAAGCTGAGGTTGCCTTGATTTTATCCAATAACCCTGATGCTTACGTTATTCAGCGAGCCGACAATTTTGAAATACCTGCACATATATTTGATCGTGATGAATTTTACAAAACCGACAACGTTGTCAATATTCTTAAAAACTTAAATATTGATCTGATTGTTTTGGCAGGTTTTCTTTGGCTCGTTCCAAATAACCTTCTGAAAGCATTTCCTAATCAAATTATAAATATACATCCTGCTCTCCTACCAAAATATGGTGGCAAAGGTATGTATGGTGACCATGTCCACAAAGCCGTTTTGGCCAATAAGGAAGAGGAACATGGCATTACGATTCACTTCGCAAATGAACATTTTGACGAGGGGGAAATTATATACCAAGCACGATTCAAAGTGGATCCCAACGATACTTTAGACATTATTAAATTTAAAGGGCAGCAACTCGAACATCAGTACTTCCCTAAAATAATTGAAAATCTTATCAAAAAAATGTAA
- a CDS encoding TlpA family protein disulfide reductase, protein MRFLYSLFFVSVFFLFQPVFAQAPKTLPSFTFDEVYQANKFNSDKLPKSGYIVLDFYDPGCGHCQKMGAGIAQHLSKFKNVSFYFISMNDKPYVDGFINMHAKALKSAPNVKFLFDAGTQFIEKFKPSNYPSLYIYDAKTKVLVQHLDGEDDVNKLLKALGITG, encoded by the coding sequence ATGAGGTTCCTTTATTCCCTATTTTTTGTAAGTGTATTTTTCTTATTTCAACCTGTTTTTGCGCAGGCACCCAAAACGCTTCCATCGTTTACTTTTGATGAGGTCTATCAGGCTAACAAGTTTAATTCGGACAAGCTTCCAAAATCGGGCTATATTGTGCTGGATTTTTACGACCCGGGTTGTGGCCATTGCCAGAAAATGGGGGCTGGTATCGCACAGCACTTGTCCAAATTCAAGAATGTATCCTTCTATTTTATCTCCATGAATGACAAGCCTTATGTCGATGGATTTATTAATATGCATGCGAAGGCATTGAAAAGTGCCCCAAATGTCAAATTCTTGTTTGATGCTGGAACTCAATTTATTGAAAAATTTAAGCCAAGCAATTACCCTTCGCTCTATATCTATGATGCAAAAACCAAAGTATTGGTACAGCATTTGGACGGCGAAGACGATGTAAACAAGTTGTTAAAAGCTTTAGGCATTACAGGTTAA